One genomic segment of Manis pentadactyla isolate mManPen7 chromosome 1, mManPen7.hap1, whole genome shotgun sequence includes these proteins:
- the CCR3 gene encoding C-C chemokine receptor type 3 → MATTVDWSESVGAAVGTTPYDYEEAMPCEKVNVKELGAQFLPPLYSLVFGAGLLGNVVVLVILTKYKRLRIVTNIYLLNLAISDLLFLFTLPFWIHYVAWNEWVFGHRVCKFLSGLYYLGLYSEIFFIILLTIDRYLAIVHAVFALRTRTITFGMATSIFTWGLAGLAALPEFIFHESQEDFGKPVCSPLYPENEENTWKHFHVLRMNILGLALPLLVMAVCYSGIIKTLLRCPSKKKYKAIRLIFVIMVVFFIFWTPYNLVLLLSVFQTTFLETDCEWSKQLDLAMLVTEVIAYSHCCVNPVIYAFVGEKFQKHLRHFFYRHVAIYLGKYIPFLPKEKLERASSISPSTGEQELSIAF, encoded by the coding sequence ATGGCAACCACCGTAGACTGGTCGGAGTCTGTGGGTGCGGCTGTGGGCACCACACCCTACGACTACGAGGAGGCAATGCCGTGTGAAAAAGTCAATGTCAAGGAGCTGGGGGCGCAGTTCCTGCCCCCACTGTATTCCCTGGTGTTCggggctgggctgctgggcaaTGTGGTGGTGCTGGTGATCCTCACAAAATACAAGAGGCTCCGGATTGTGACCAACATCTACCTGCTTAATTTGGCGATTTCTGACTTGCTCTTTCTGTTCACTCTGCCGTTCTGGATTCACTATGTGGCGTGGAATGAGTGGGTCTTTGGCCACCGCGTGTGTAAGTTCCTCTCAGGGCTTTATTATCTGGGCTTGTACAGCGAGATCTTCTTCATCATCCTGCTGACGATAGACCGGTACCTGGCCATCGTCCACGCCGTGTTCGCCCTTCGAACCCGAACTATAACATTTGGCATGGCAACCAGCATCTTCACATGGGGCCTGGCAGGGCTAGCAGCCCTCCCGGAATTTATCTTCCACGAGTCCCAAGAGGATTTTGGAAAGCCTGTGTGCAGTCCTCTTTAcccagaaaatgaagaaaacacctGGAAGCATTTCCACGTGCTGCGAATGAATATCTTGGGTCTCGCCCTGCCTCTGCTCGTTATGGCTGTCTGCTACTCAGGAATCATCAAAACGCTGCTGAGATGTCCCAGTAAAAAGAAGTACAAGGCTATCCGGCTCATTTTTGTCATCATGgtggtctttttcattttctggacACCTTACAACCTGGTTctccttctctctgtttttcaaaCGACCTTCCTTGAGACCGACTGTGAATGGAGCAAGCAGCTGGACCTGGCCATGCTGGTGACAGAGGTGATCGCCTACTCGCACTGCTGTGTCAACCCCGTGATCTACGCCTTTGTCGGTGAGAAGTTCCAAAAACACCTTCGCCACTTTTTCTACAGGCATGTGGCCATCTACCTGGGCAAATACATCCCATTCCTTCCTAAGGAGAAACTGGAAAGAGCCAGCTCTATATCCCCATCGACAGGGGAGCAGGAACTTTCTATTGCATTTTAA